A window of Roseiflexus castenholzii DSM 13941 genomic DNA:
CCTATGGTGAACTTATGACCTACCTGGCATATGCCTCAACACCCTGGCTCACATTGCTGATCCTGTCGCCGCTGATCGGGCTGGCGCTGACCGGGCTGGCAGGTGCGCTGCGGCTCGACGACCGGACGGTGAAGATCGGCGCTACGGCGTGGTCGACCATTCCCCTGGCGCTGGCGATTGTCGTCTGGGTGGGGTTCGACCCGAATGCGACTGCCGATGGACAGGGGGTTGTGCAGTTCGTCGAGAAGATTCCGTGGGTGCAGGCGATCCGGGTTGATTATTTCGTCGGAGTGGACGGAATCAGTATGCCGCTGGTCATTCTCACGGCGGCGATGGCGCCGGTGGCAATGCTGGCATCGTTTGGCATCACTGGGCGGGTGAAACTGTACATTGCGCTCATGTTTCTGCTGGAAGCGGCGATGCTGGGATATTTCCTGGCGCTCAATTTCTTCTTTTTCTTTATCTTCTGGGAGTTCAGCCTCGTGCCAGCGTATTTCCTCATCCAGGGATGGGGTCGTCGTCATGGCGCCGATGCCGATCCTGAGCAACGCCGCCGTGATGCTGCGCTCAAGTTCTTCGTCTACACGATGGCCGGGTCGATCGGTATGCTGCTGCTCTTCCAGTTTTTCTATGTTGCCACGGCTGCGGCCGGCATCCCGACGTTCGACCTGATCACACTGGCGCGTCTGGGACAGGGGCTGACCGTCGAACGCGCGGCGCTCGATCCGGTGAATTTGACGTTGCGCGAGATCATCTTCAACTATGTCGAGCAACTGGGGATTGCCGCTGTACTTGGGCGCTACCCGCTGCTCTATACATCGATTGCGTTCTGGGCGATCTTCATCGCATTTGCGATTAAGCTTGGCATCTGGCCCTTCCACACCTGGCTGCCCGACGCCTATAGCGAAGCGCCGACGGCAGCAT
This region includes:
- a CDS encoding complex I subunit 4 family protein, which translates into the protein MTYLAYASTPWLTLLILSPLIGLALTGLAGALRLDDRTVKIGATAWSTIPLALAIVVWVGFDPNATADGQGVVQFVEKIPWVQAIRVDYFVGVDGISMPLVILTAAMAPVAMLASFGITGRVKLYIALMFLLEAAMLGYFLALNFFFFFIFWEFSLVPAYFLIQGWGRRHGADADPEQRRRDAALKFFVYTMAGSIGMLLLFQFFYVATAAAGIPTFDLITLARLGQGLTVERAALDPVNLTLREIIFNYVEQLGIAAVLGRYPLLYTSIAFWAIFIAFAIKLGIWPFHTWLPDAYSEAPTAASILLAAVMSKMGAYGMLRLMLPFVPDAAQYFGPAIGALALIGVVAGAFGALGQVGGDLKRLIAYTSINHMGYVGLAIAAAATVGSADSATRATAINGALFQMVAHGLSTGALFLLAGMLAERCGSDEMGTLAGLRTTMPVFAGAMGVATFANLGLPGLAGFVGEFFIFRGVWASLPLFALLATIGLVVTALALLRMYGQLFHGKTNERSAMPDMRLAGREFLAVAPLLIALLILGVYPAPIMDLSNRTATALVEVFTRVVGGA